In Oncorhynchus tshawytscha isolate Ot180627B linkage group LG08, Otsh_v2.0, whole genome shotgun sequence, the genomic window gagccaaaacaacaaaaaatgcgtcactgtcccaatacttttggagctaacTGTTTGTGTAGTATTCTGTAACAATGTATATCTACTTATTTACGCAATATCTGTGTCATATTTCCCTGCAGTGGAGCTGATCACATTCCTCCACAATATGCAACCCTGCAAGAAAGTGACAATGGCTTACACAATGGGATTGTGGTTCAACACTTTTTATATGTTTTCCTGGATTTAGACGTTCCTGTCAGACATTATTCATTGCCTCCTGGCATAGTTCATGTGTATAtacatacactgtgtacaaaacattaagaacacctgctatttctatgacagactgaccaggtgaaagataagatgccttattgatgtcacctgttaaatcaggGTTAatcaaggggaggagacaggttaacaaaggatttttaagccttgcaacaattgaggcatggattgtgtatgcgtgaatgggcaagacaaaagatttcagtgcctttgaacatgggatgttagtaggtgccaggtgcaccggattgtgtcaagaactgcaatgctgatgGGTTTTTCACGGTTAACAgtgtcccgtgtgtatcaagaatggtccaccacccaaaggacatccagccaacttgacaagactgtgggaaacattggagccAACATGGGCCGGCATCCCTTTGGAACGCTTTTTGACACCTTgtcgagtccatgccccaatgaattgtgccagtcaatattaggaaggagttcttaatgttttgtacactgtgtccATTCACCTCTGCACATGCCTCAGATGTCTAGTTCTGCTCTACCACTcctcactctacacacacacacacacggcccacTCTGTCATTTCTGGCAGGAGTTGCGGTCTAAGCCCCTTGTCTGCCTGCTAAGCTATTTTCCTTATAAAAGATTGACACAGCTTGCAACCAATTTGAAACACCTTTTAGCTATGGCTGCAGAATACAATAGACGCTATTCTGTGCTGGGCTAATTCTTAGCCGATGAAGTTGTGGCTAAGATGAAATACTTAGTATCAGGCACcacaataaaaaaattaaaaaaagttAGAATGTGAACATGTTAACTGCAGTTATAAGGCACAAATATTTGCAGGGTTGCTATGCAAGGAGATGTCATAGCTTAGTTATGTCAAAGTGATCCGAGTTGATGACTTGCACATTTTGATAGCTGTGCAAATAATTGGCTAAATACACGTAGTCTGACTCAGTTCCATCGCATTTTATATTGGTGGTTTTGTCTGCCTTTCCTTTTTATTACAAATACaattgtgttgtgtggtggtgcTGTTAGTTAGAAGTATAAGGAAACATTCAATTACAAACACGATCACTCAAAGGGCTTCAGGCTTTCACATTTGTGTCGATGTGGGCATTGTTCCACCAATGACAATTTTCACCACATTGGTATTTGGGAAATAACCCTCTGCGCTTCCATATCTACCATCCCATAATAGATGATCGCTTCTGCTACAACTGAACACTTTGGAGGAAAAACTAAGACTACCGAACGACCGTACTCTTGATACCACAGTTGAACAATTTCAGAGAATTCATGCTAGTCCAAAGTTATGACTTTTAGTCAGGGCTCTCATCATCTTCACAAAGCTTCACATTTCATCTGTCTCTTTTAAGGAGCGCTTGGCTGCCGCTTCTGACGCCGTGCCTACAGAGTGCCGTTAATTGGAGGAGTGTAGCACCGTCTGCATTCACAAGCTGTTAATGGTTCCCATTCTACACTGGTATCCACTGCCAAGACCAGGCAACAGTAACAGGATTCACATTGCGTGCTTCTGCTATGAAGCAAAAATCTCTACTTTTCTCATAGAAAAGCAATGGCAAGATGTTTTGCCTTTTGTTGATCTCCAGAGACAATTCTTTCATGCTCTTAATGTTCTTTTTTGGTATTTATGATAAATATTGTCTTTTTAATCAAACCGCATGACCAGTGCATTTGGATGAAAAGTCCTGTCACATTTCACTTTGCCCACTTTTCTAAGAACTGCCATTCACAGTAAATCTCAATTTTTTAATTTATTCAATGTGAAGTTGTTCATACAAGGCACCACAGACATCAACAGATCACTAAACCACTTGGCATAAACACATTTGCATAAACTACATTTTCCGACCTCTGCCTCGGCCATGTTGCTAAACTCTAGCCTTCCTCTCTAATCTTATCATGCAGTGGCAGCACCAAAGGGAGCCAAATGTTGAAGGAGTGCTGACGGTAATTTCCGAGTGTATTACATGGTATTACGTTGTCAGTGAATCAGAACAGTCGTTCCCGTATCACTTCCATTATTCAATGTGACATTGCCAATCCTGTGGCGACTCCTTTTCCCTGATTCGTTCTGTATATCTTTAGTCTGTCTGAGATGAAAACTGTCCCCCCCATCAAATGaaatccctctttttcctctatTATGACTCCCATCAAGATTTCTTGATTGTTTGTCATCTAGGCATTAGACATTTCACATAGGATTTTGTCAAAGCTTTTGATAGGCCTACACTGTGATAATATAGGGAGTTGGATTCCACTAGTAATCAATGTACTAAATAAAGTAAACGTTTTAGTGCTGCTTTTTAGTGTCCATATTAGCAGTGCTTGCTTGCTGGTGTCACAGTGATGCATTCAACTTGTCAGTCACACAGGATTGGGTCTGTATTGCCACGTAAAGCTACACGCAAGCTGACATGTCAGACAGAATGAGCAGAGATGGTACACTACTTTTCAACACAGGCAATGGAccttagtcaaaagtagtgcactatatagacaattgggtgtaatttgggactcaGCCAGAGTATCACAGACCAGAAAGGTATCTGGTGGATTAGTCTCATGTGGGGATATCAATACCCCAGGCATCAATCTACTGCACCGCTCTGTGTCTTAGGTGGAGATATCAGTCAGGGAAAACAAATGGAACTGATGAGTCTTAACTTGAGCCTTGTTGCTGCTGTAGTTATGTCAGGATGAATATGTAGCTGAGAGAAGTGGAATCTACAGTGATGCCAAAACAAATGGAGCTTTGATGTTCGGTTTTGTAATGCACTGTAGCACAATCACTCATTATGTAGAGCTTAAGTTACTTTGTATGGGGGTTTTGCTGGTAATAACTGTAACTCAGTTTAAACCTCTTCAATGCAGCAATCTTTGTATGGGGCTCTCTAAAAGTGGCCATTAAATTATGCTTAATTCAGTTTAGACCATGAGCCTGAAGTCTATGAAACCTTTTCCCCATCTTCCTTTGTGTCGGTTTTCTTATGTGTGTGTCGAAGCCCGAGGTAACTCCATCTCTGCAGAGCGCAGATGCGTTGTCTGAGGCCGTGGCTGGCCTCGGTACCGTGGAGGAGGTCATGAAGTACCTGGAGCCTGAGAGATGGCAGCTTGACATGGAAGACCTATACAAGCCCACGTGGCACATCCTGGGGAAGTCATTCCTCCACAACAAGAAATCCAGAGGTACAGCGACTGCCGCTTCTCAAACGGCTAACAGGGGTTCTAGTGATAGGAATTGCAGTGGAAGAAAGGTATGTCATGTTGAGATGGAGGGAAAAACAGACATACAGCTGCAGTTGAGCATAACCTTTCACAAACAGTTTTATCTTGAAATTATATCTTGGCAATTGAACCTGTTTTAGAAATTGATGCCCCTTTTTGTAATATAGTAAAAGGTATCTAATCCGTTTAGGTTGACGTGGTGAGGTTTAATCTATTTCTTGAACAGGAGTGGATCTCAACCTGTTGAGAGAAGAGGTGAGACTGTACAGCTGCACGCCCCGCAACTTCTCCATCTCCCTGCGCGAGGAGCTCAAGAGGACGGACGCCATCTTCTGGCCCAGCTGCCTCCTGGTGAAGCGCTGCGGGGGCAACTGTGCCTGCTGCTCGCATCGCTGCACCGACTGCCAGTGTGTGCCTTCCCGGGTCGTCAAGAAGTACCACGAGGTAAAAGTGTGGCAACTTTCCCAATTCTCTGAGATTTTAATATCCCTGGAATCAGAAGGGAATGAACTGGAAatccaggatttctggaaaacctgggaattatGGGAAAGTTAACTTTGCAGCTCTAGACAAGGGTCATAATGTGCTACTTAAACTTGAAGTTAATTATTTTTAAGAAAGATCAGCATAATAAAAGCAAGCTAATGTATCATAACAAAATGACATCTGGTTATTTATGTGTATATTCAAATATATTGGTGTGATTCCACCAAACagacttgttgcggataaaaatCAGTgggtgatgacgtagtgcacacaatGTACTTTTTCACTTAAGCTTTCATGTACCGAATACAAAtataaagttcaatgtgtttccatcgcgtTTTCAACTCTATAGATTAAATTGCGTTACTAGCCAACTGCTTGCAAGATACTATGCGGGCAGGCTCATCTACAGTGAGATTATTATGGTTAACagagagatttttattttattagtcAGATTGCCGTCAAGCATCAATcatatcatgtcaccagaataatacTCTCGATATtgattggaaaggagcatcaagatcacgtgcactttcaccaccctgtaaaGTTCATCATAACGTTTtgcatctgtagcctaataagctgcatggtttcctgagtcgtagtgggaggaccacacaccatatcattgcgtgactccaagtttacgtCGATATGATGGTCTTTATATCACTTTTTGGCTCATAAAggtgtttccaccaccatttcccGCATAaaacattttacggacacaaaaAGATTCCACCATGTCAAAAGAACAAATGATCTGTCGGCATTTATACAAATTATAGAGAGACTATCTGtttccattacagctgtgaatatatatatatataatatatatatatatatatatatatatatatataatatatatatatacatacacacacacacgtgtcaatGTGTTTGAAGTTGTTTTGGTGCAGTGCCTGTCCCAAACTCTCAATCTGAGCTCTGGCTTGCCGCTCTCTGTAGGTTCTCCTGCTGAAGCACCGAAGCGGGGGCCGAGGCCTGCAGAAGTCCATGACCGATGTGCCCTTGGAACACCACGAGGAGTGCGACTGTGTTTGCAAAGACGACTGGGACTGATCCCAAACCTGTGTACCGGTGCCACCGGCATCCCAGGAGACACTCGAAACTGCACACGTCTTCCAGCATCTCCCAGGCAAACCCTAACCATCTCCATTGAGAGTGAGGAGAAAATGGGATTGCTTTGCTTGTCCTTTCTCATCTTGCTAATTGGACGAGAATACAAACTGACTGGAACTACTTCATTTGTGGATGGATCTTGCCGCTGTGGAGGACCTGTAGCTGACTGAGTGCATTGGAGAGACAGGAATTGATAGACCTATCTTATTCATTCTTCACTCTCTGAAGGCTCTCTCCCTTTGCTTCTCAGAGATCGGAACTGGTGCTAAGGGACATCTTTGGCAGCGTTGGTTTAGCGTCATTTTTTGTGTGCCTTTTTTTTGTGCCAAATCCTTTAAGGGTTCTTGTTGAAATTCAACAAACGTGGCCAGAGAGTATCTCGGAAAATGGGCTCCTTCTTCTTCAAGTACTTTTCTGTAGAGAAATGAGCTTCCTTCAGGCCAATCCCTCTGGTACTTTATTATTCCTATAAAACAGGAAAATAATGGTCCTTTTTATCAGCGATTCCCCACTCCCCTCTGTTTTCCCATCTATTAGATCTTTGGAGTGACATAATGGTAATGTTGACTGTCTTACTGATACAAACTATATTATGTGTAAGTATTTCATTTTCATGGTTTTTCCTGTACTGTTGTCTTTTTCTACCAAAGATACTTGTATTCATTGAGGAGATAAAGTTGCACACTTAAACCAAGTGGGTACAGTTTTGTTGCATTTCAACGTACATACCGTCGTAGCAAAGGTGTAAAAATTTGCTTGCTTTATAACTTCATATAACCCCAACTAGTGCGTGGAACAGAATGGATACTCAATATTTATTTGTTCAATGAAAGGGAAGTTATTGTCCAGAATGCTTTTTTTGTATGCTGAAATGGTTGTTTCTCTGTCATTTGCACAGTTGTTGAGTGTCCATCTTCAAATATTTCTATGTCCACGTCATCTCAAATATGGGTGTGTTCTCTTCTCTGCGTACCAAAGTTATTTAACATGCCCTTTTATGATCTATTTTGTTGTATGTATCGGTCAGTAGAAATAAATCAGTCGATGTGTTACTGGAGATGGGTACTTCTATTTTGACATAGTCCTCTGCAATATAAGGACTTTCAGTTGGTGTCAAGATAAAGCATTGTGTCTGTTTCTCATTGTTATTGTAATGGTATAAATTAGTATTATCAGGGAATATTGACTGAGGAAATTACATTTGGTGGCATATCAGTCATCTAACAGAATAGGATTATGGTCATAGATCctgaaaaaaagggttccaaaaggattcttcagctgtccccataggagaaccctttttggtttcaagtaaaaacccttttgagttccatgtagaaccctaagTGGAAattgttctacatggaacacaaaacggttctacttggaaccaaaaaagtgtttttttcccctgaAGGGTCTCCTATtaggacagccaaagaacccttttaggttctagatagcacctttttaaGTACGCCTGTTGTGACACCTTATACACTTCATGGACAAAGTATCATAGGATGTAAAACAGTGAAATTACTTTTCTGACTGTGCATTTCATCAACAGTGGGTACTGTCAATGTGAAAAACCCACCACTGTCAGATATCAGTGTAAATAGCTGTTCTATGCACCAGTAATCTAGGAACTCTACTCATGTCTCTCAATTAATGAGGTCGGAAAATAATCAAACAATTACATTCACAGTTGTTGTTTAATCAAGGAATGGCTAAGGTAATGGCTGATTGGATTTCCAATGTGCATATTTTATTACCACTCTATAACAAAACAATTAGATATAACTTCTCCCTGCATTCATTAAATAAATAGAAAAGGCAAGACCATTAAAAAATAATTGCTGTGTAAAGGAGGGGAATGAGAAACGATAAGAACAGTAACCAACTGATTGATGACAGAGACACATTTAGCTGAGCAGCCCTCAACCAAATCAGAACATCACAGGCAGGAGGGATTTTTTTCTAATAAAAAATGGACTACTTTGTCAAAATTTCTGACATGGATCGAGCCTACACTTTCTAGCACCGTTTTGAATTTCTAACGCAGTAGGGAAAATAAGGGGAGTGGTTTGTGACACGAGTAGCCGCTCACCGATTCTGTCAGCTCATGCCTCCAACACTGCCAAAATATCTGCTATGCGGATGTCAGCCAATGCTGGTTAACACTCGATCTGATTGAATCCAGGCCTTACTGTTGAAATATAACTAGTAGTACAGTTCTTCACTGGCGTAGCACACAGCCCCACAAGctttttctctcagcctcatggcaaaatgtgtagaatagcattatattagctgtaaaactgcaaatgCTTCTCTGCCTCATGGCAACAAAATGTCATTGAAATGTAATTatatttatacttttttttagGAGTTGGGGTTGCCCCGCAGGTCAGGCCCACCGATAGCATATGAACATCA contains:
- the pdgfc gene encoding platelet-derived growth factor C, producing MILPLFILLVSLLQKHGSEAESSHISKFQQPSLKEQNGVQDSQHEKIIPVTGEGVIHSPDFPLTYPRSTVLVWRLVASNDNMRIQLSFDERFGLEDPEDGICKYDFVELEEPSEDTIVGRWCGSQVPASHMSKGGQIRVRFRSDEYFPSEPGFSIRYSLLPMPEVTPSLQSADALSEAVAGLGTVEEVMKYLEPERWQLDMEDLYKPTWHILGKSFLHNKKSRGVDLNLLREEVRLYSCTPRNFSISLREELKRTDAIFWPSCLLVKRCGGNCACCSHRCTDCQCVPSRVVKKYHEVLLLKHRSGGRGLQKSMTDVPLEHHEECDCVCKDDWD